The proteins below are encoded in one region of Gemmatimonas sp.:
- a CDS encoding MFS transporter, protein MTSPALPTPDEAATFRRIGWRLLPLLFSCYIVAYLDRVNVGFAKLQMVGELGWSDAVYGFGAGIFFLGYFLFEVPSNLLLLRVGARRWIARIMITWALVSASFAFVDVIPWGPLPALFGVTADVFGFYTLRLLLGMAEAGFFPGIVLYLTYWFPADRRGRAYAKFMTAVAVANVLGAPLSGFIMDAFEGVSGWAGWRWLFVLESAPSLVMGVAVLLWLPDGPAQARWLGEAERTLVLARLAADDAAAASASAPAGRGGHGGLRAAFGSGRVWALAFVYFTLAVALYGVNFWMPTIIQELGLARTAYLQVGLLAMIPWGIAGASMLWWGQHSDRTGERRWHVTAALLCTTAGLALLAVVGTHVVASLVALSLVAAGVLSSMSTFWSIPTSFLRGSAAAAGIAWINSIGNLGGHFGPDLIGRVRVATGSSAVAFVALALLGLTGAVVIATIMRPHTSAVTPN, encoded by the coding sequence ATGACGAGTCCTGCGCTCCCTACGCCCGATGAAGCGGCCACGTTTCGCCGCATCGGCTGGCGGCTGCTGCCCTTGCTGTTCTCCTGCTACATCGTGGCCTACCTCGACCGGGTGAACGTCGGGTTCGCCAAGCTGCAGATGGTCGGTGAACTGGGGTGGAGCGATGCTGTCTACGGATTCGGTGCTGGCATCTTCTTCCTTGGCTACTTTCTGTTCGAGGTGCCCAGCAACCTGCTGCTGTTGCGCGTCGGCGCCAGACGATGGATTGCCCGCATCATGATCACGTGGGCACTCGTGTCGGCCTCCTTTGCCTTCGTCGACGTCATTCCCTGGGGGCCGCTGCCGGCGCTCTTCGGGGTCACGGCCGATGTCTTCGGTTTCTACACGCTGCGCCTGTTGCTGGGTATGGCGGAGGCGGGGTTCTTCCCGGGCATCGTGCTCTACCTCACCTACTGGTTTCCGGCGGATCGTCGCGGTCGCGCGTATGCGAAGTTCATGACGGCCGTCGCGGTGGCCAATGTGCTGGGGGCGCCGCTCTCGGGATTCATCATGGACGCCTTCGAGGGGGTGAGCGGGTGGGCCGGATGGCGCTGGCTGTTCGTGCTGGAGAGTGCACCGAGTCTCGTGATGGGTGTCGCCGTGCTGCTGTGGCTTCCCGACGGACCGGCGCAGGCGCGATGGCTCGGTGAGGCCGAGCGTACGCTCGTATTGGCCCGTCTGGCGGCCGATGATGCCGCGGCCGCGTCCGCGTCCGCCCCTGCCGGCCGTGGTGGGCACGGTGGCTTGCGTGCCGCGTTCGGCAGCGGCCGCGTGTGGGCGTTGGCGTTCGTGTACTTCACGCTGGCGGTCGCGTTGTACGGCGTGAACTTCTGGATGCCGACCATCATTCAGGAACTCGGCCTCGCCCGCACGGCCTACCTGCAGGTGGGGCTGCTGGCGATGATCCCGTGGGGCATTGCCGGGGCGTCGATGCTCTGGTGGGGGCAGCACTCCGATCGCACCGGTGAGCGCCGCTGGCACGTCACGGCGGCGTTGCTGTGCACCACGGCCGGGTTGGCGCTGCTCGCCGTGGTTGGTACGCACGTGGTGGCGTCACTGGTGGCGCTGTCGCTGGTGGCGGCTGGCGTGCTCTCGAGCATGAGCACCTTCTGGTCCATCCCGACCTCGTTTCTTCGCGGCAGTGCCGCCGCCGCGGGCATCGCGTGGATCAACAGCATCGGCAACCTCGGCGGCCATTTCGGGCCGGACCTCATCGGTCGCGTGCGGGTGGCCACGGGCAGCTCGGCGGTCGCGTTCGTCGCGCTCGCCCTGCTGGGGCTCACCGGCGCCGTGGTGATCGCGACCATCATGCGCCCGCACACGAGCGCGGTGACGCCGAACTGA
- a CDS encoding HDOD domain-containing protein has translation MAAADNPGMVTTEPRPAAPLADTCPIRARLARIHEGVEFPALSKQIVDMCSSMDDDAHSLQRLTNVVLREYSLTLGVVKTANSVHYRRGGRPIQGVTHAMLLLGARTVRQLASSLLLFENYSRKSPQLKELMLLSLLTANHARATATYLELPEPEEAHLGGMFHNLGEVLIAAHFPEDHHLIRTLMQDQGKSEAKATELVLGFAYADLGAELSRQWGLPDSVVQGIYAHTTAATSRAAAVAAFSHDLTQALYRSGATPSQITVALDRVMVQHGSRLKLNREEVTGIVAAALEETRELLQRSPDAGDRLRFKQLATSARTGFGAKVATLEPDGDVENTVSRELTLRGRLRAELEEHVDPASGTSIGAVLLQALEAIMRGGPYDRVLACFLTTDRQQLVARTGLGDGVDTLIDQFQFPMSPRGGPVVALTQMRQASYLPVDRSFTHSELRWAQQLDVAQFGVFPLVVRGKVVGCLYCDRLGGAASPDRATIRFTSSIADLVVDAIGRRRNG, from the coding sequence GTGGCTGCTGCCGATAATCCCGGTATGGTGACCACCGAACCCCGTCCTGCGGCCCCTCTGGCCGACACCTGTCCCATCCGGGCGCGCTTGGCGCGCATCCACGAGGGGGTGGAGTTTCCGGCACTGTCGAAGCAGATCGTCGACATGTGTTCGTCCATGGACGATGATGCCCACTCGCTGCAGCGGCTCACCAACGTGGTGCTGCGCGAGTACAGCCTGACGCTCGGTGTGGTGAAGACGGCCAACAGCGTGCATTACCGCCGCGGCGGGCGTCCCATTCAGGGGGTGACGCATGCGATGCTGCTGCTCGGGGCGCGCACGGTGCGGCAGCTGGCCAGCAGCCTGCTGCTCTTCGAGAACTATTCGCGGAAGAGTCCGCAGCTCAAGGAGCTCATGCTGTTGTCGCTGCTCACGGCCAACCATGCGCGCGCGACGGCCACGTATCTGGAGCTCCCGGAACCGGAAGAGGCGCATCTCGGCGGCATGTTCCACAACCTCGGTGAGGTGCTCATTGCCGCCCACTTCCCCGAGGATCACCACCTCATCCGCACCCTCATGCAGGACCAGGGGAAATCCGAGGCGAAAGCCACTGAACTGGTGCTCGGGTTCGCGTATGCCGACCTCGGGGCGGAGCTGTCGCGCCAATGGGGGCTGCCGGACTCCGTAGTCCAAGGCATCTACGCCCACACCACCGCCGCCACCTCGCGCGCGGCGGCCGTTGCAGCCTTCAGCCACGACCTCACGCAAGCGCTCTATCGGTCCGGCGCGACACCGTCGCAGATCACCGTCGCCCTGGACCGCGTGATGGTCCAGCACGGGAGCCGTCTCAAGCTCAACCGCGAGGAGGTCACTGGCATCGTGGCCGCTGCGCTCGAGGAAACGCGCGAGCTGCTCCAGCGCTCCCCCGATGCCGGTGATCGGCTCCGCTTCAAGCAGCTGGCCACATCGGCCCGCACAGGGTTCGGGGCGAAGGTCGCCACGCTGGAGCCCGATGGGGACGTCGAAAACACGGTCTCCCGTGAGCTCACGCTGCGCGGACGCCTGCGCGCGGAACTGGAGGAGCATGTGGACCCCGCCTCAGGCACCTCGATTGGCGCGGTGCTGCTGCAGGCGCTCGAGGCGATCATGCGCGGTGGCCCGTACGATCGCGTGCTGGCGTGCTTCCTGACGACGGATCGCCAGCAGCTCGTGGCACGAACCGGTCTCGGGGACGGGGTGGACACCCTGATCGACCAGTTCCAGTTCCCAATGTCCCCACGAGGCGGTCCGGTGGTCGCCCTGACCCAGATGCGACAGGCAAGCTACCTGCCGGTCGACCGCAGCTTCACGCACTCGGAATTGCGCTGGGCGCAGCAGCTCGACGTGGCGCAGTTTGGAGTGTTTCCGCTCGTCGTTCGGGGTAAGGTGGTGGGTTGCCTGTACTGCGACCGGCTGGGCGGTGCCGCCAGCCCCGATCGCGCGACCATCCGCTTCACCTCGTCGATCGCCGATCTGGTGGTCGACGCCATCGGGCGTCGCCGCAACGGGTGA
- a CDS encoding amidase family protein: protein MTRLLLTGGLLAAVAAVAPPAAAQPVSRRFPVDTASIATIHGAFKGRRLTCRALVEGYLARIEALDQRGPAVNSLVLQNPDALTIADSLDRRFAAEGPVGPLHCIPLIVKDNFETAGLQTTGGSLALEGWKPLRDATMVRQVKTAGAIVLAKSNLAEWAFTPYETVSSILPGYTKNPYALDRVTAGSSGGTAAAVAAGFGTLGLGTDTGNSIRGPSAHQALVGIRSTMGLTSRAGVIPLNASADIAGPMARSVADAVAVFDVIAHSDPADSITAPADARRAARYAEALKRGALKGARIGVLRQAYDRPTLDGEVRAVFARALADLRRAGADIIDSVRVDSLDMIQRRQQGGCNRFKADLEGYFAARAPNAPVQTLADILRSRRFHPTVELRLREAAASTDDPATSAGCASRERVRADLRVAVTQLMDSLRIDAFVYPTWSNPPRLIGDLNTPHGDNSQLFSPSTGFPAITVPMGYTRGDRLPAGLQFFGRAWDEFKLIGYVYDYERLTRHWRPPALPTAP, encoded by the coding sequence ATGACCAGACTTCTGCTCACCGGGGGGCTGCTTGCCGCTGTGGCGGCGGTGGCACCACCCGCGGCGGCGCAACCGGTGTCGCGGCGCTTTCCCGTGGATACCGCGTCGATCGCGACCATTCACGGCGCCTTCAAGGGCAGGCGGCTGACGTGCCGCGCCCTTGTGGAAGGCTATCTCGCGCGCATCGAGGCGCTCGACCAGCGCGGACCCGCCGTCAACAGTCTGGTGCTGCAGAATCCTGATGCGCTGACGATCGCCGATTCGCTTGATCGCCGATTCGCCGCCGAGGGGCCGGTCGGGCCGCTCCACTGCATCCCGCTCATCGTAAAGGACAACTTCGAAACGGCGGGACTGCAGACCACCGGCGGCTCACTCGCGCTCGAGGGGTGGAAGCCACTGCGTGACGCCACCATGGTGCGCCAGGTGAAGACCGCGGGCGCGATCGTGCTGGCGAAGAGCAATCTCGCCGAATGGGCCTTCACGCCCTACGAGACCGTGAGTTCGATTCTGCCGGGCTACACGAAGAATCCGTATGCGCTCGATCGCGTCACGGCGGGGTCCAGCGGAGGCACCGCAGCCGCCGTCGCGGCCGGATTCGGCACGCTCGGCCTCGGCACCGACACCGGCAATTCCATACGCGGGCCGTCGGCGCACCAGGCGCTGGTGGGCATTCGCAGCACCATGGGGCTCACCTCGCGCGCCGGCGTGATTCCCCTCAATGCCTCCGCCGACATCGCCGGGCCCATGGCGCGCAGCGTGGCCGATGCCGTGGCGGTGTTCGACGTGATCGCGCACAGCGACCCGGCCGACAGCATCACGGCCCCGGCCGATGCGCGGCGGGCGGCGCGCTATGCCGAGGCGCTCAAGCGGGGTGCGCTCAAGGGGGCGCGCATCGGGGTGCTGCGGCAGGCCTACGATCGCCCCACGCTCGACGGCGAAGTGCGCGCCGTGTTCGCACGCGCGCTCGCCGATCTGCGCCGCGCCGGTGCGGACATAATTGACTCGGTGCGGGTGGACTCGCTCGACATGATCCAGCGGCGCCAGCAGGGCGGATGCAATCGCTTCAAGGCCGATCTCGAGGGCTACTTCGCGGCTCGGGCCCCGAATGCCCCGGTGCAGACGCTGGCGGATATCCTGCGCAGCCGGCGCTTCCATCCCACTGTGGAACTGCGGCTGCGCGAGGCGGCCGCAAGTACGGATGACCCCGCGACGAGCGCTGGCTGCGCGAGCCGCGAGCGGGTGCGGGCCGATCTGCGCGTGGCCGTGACGCAGCTCATGGATTCGCTCCGGATCGACGCGTTCGTGTATCCCACGTGGAGCAACCCGCCGCGGCTGATCGGCGACCTCAACACGCCGCATGGCGACAACAGCCAGCTCTTCTCGCCGAGCACCGGCTTCCCGGCGATCACGGTGCCCATGGGCTACACGCGGGGTGATCGCCTGCCGGCGGGGTTGCAGTTCTTCGGCCGCGCCTGGGACGAGTTCAAGCTGATCGGCTACGTCTACGACTACGAACGGCTCACCCGGCACTGGCGCCCGCCCGCGCTCCCCACCGCACCCTGA
- a CDS encoding rhomboid family intramembrane serine protease, giving the protein MPRRSRTSLTDSAARTTRQVTRSLRTQAVTLGTMLGTFWVTFAVNSLLGGALTGFGIVPRTTDGLRGILFAPFLHGNVNHLVANTVPFAALGWMVMLRDARHFLPVTAFAMLGAGLMAWTLGAPGSVHIGASGVVFGYLGFLLLAGVYARSFWSIALSLVTASLWGGLVLGIAPSQPGISWQAHLGGFLGGILAARRYT; this is encoded by the coding sequence ATGCCCCGCAGATCGCGCACCTCGCTCACCGACTCGGCCGCGCGCACGACGCGGCAGGTCACCCGCTCCCTCCGTACCCAGGCCGTCACGCTGGGCACGATGCTGGGGACGTTCTGGGTGACGTTCGCGGTCAACAGCCTGCTCGGCGGAGCACTCACCGGATTCGGCATCGTGCCGCGCACGACCGATGGGCTGCGCGGCATCCTCTTCGCGCCGTTTCTGCACGGTAACGTCAATCACCTCGTTGCCAATACGGTACCCTTCGCCGCGCTCGGGTGGATGGTGATGTTGCGCGACGCACGGCATTTCCTGCCCGTCACGGCGTTCGCTATGCTCGGCGCCGGCCTCATGGCCTGGACACTGGGGGCGCCGGGGTCGGTCCACATTGGCGCCAGCGGCGTGGTGTTCGGCTACCTCGGCTTTCTGCTGCTGGCTGGCGTGTACGCGCGCAGCTTCTGGAGCATCGCGCTCAGTCTGGTCACGGCGAGCCTCTGGGGCGGCCTCGTGCTCGGCATTGCCCCGAGCCAGCCGGGCATCAGCTGGCAGGCTCACCTCGGGGGGTTCCTCGGCGGTATCCTCGCCGCGCGGCGCTACACGTAG
- a CDS encoding RidA family protein — protein sequence MPRTAIHSDHAPKAIGPYSQAIWAGDLLYCSGQTPIDPAVGTLIDGDVEAQTHRCFDNLQAVVESAGLTMDDVIKCNVYLVDMADFPHMNQAYGARFSQPYPARTTVAVAGLPLGARVEIELVVRRGV from the coding sequence ATGCCGCGTACCGCCATCCACAGCGACCACGCCCCCAAGGCCATCGGCCCCTACTCTCAGGCCATCTGGGCCGGGGACCTCCTCTATTGCTCCGGCCAGACCCCCATCGATCCGGCGGTGGGCACCCTCATCGACGGCGATGTGGAGGCGCAGACGCATCGCTGCTTCGACAACCTCCAGGCCGTGGTCGAGTCGGCGGGACTTACCATGGACGACGTGATCAAGTGCAACGTGTATCTGGTGGACATGGCCGATTTTCCGCACATGAACCAGGCCTACGGGGCGCGCTTCTCGCAGCCCTACCCGGCGCGCACGACGGTGGCGGTGGCCGGGCTGCCGCTGGGCGCGCGGGTGGAGATCGAGCTCGTGGTCCGGCGCGGGGTCTGA
- a CDS encoding GxxExxY protein yields the protein MRPIDHLTGDIIESAIEIHRALGPGLLESAYEELLAGELHRRGFALRRQAMIPFSWKDQRVQFGFRVDLLVNERVLVEIKATDRPNPVFARQVLTYLRLMQLPVGLLINFGTYRLVDGIQRVTNHDAPYVDPP from the coding sequence ATGCGCCCCATCGATCACCTCACCGGTGACATTATCGAGTCGGCCATCGAGATCCATCGTGCGCTGGGGCCCGGGCTGCTCGAGTCGGCGTATGAGGAACTACTGGCCGGTGAACTGCATCGTCGCGGATTTGCGCTTCGACGTCAGGCCATGATCCCGTTCTCGTGGAAGGACCAGCGCGTCCAGTTCGGTTTTCGTGTGGATCTGCTCGTGAACGAGCGGGTGCTTGTGGAAATCAAGGCCACGGATCGTCCCAATCCGGTCTTTGCTCGGCAAGTGCTTACGTACCTGCGTCTCATGCAGTTGCCGGTCGGCCTGCTCATCAACTTCGGCACCTACCGTCTCGTTGATGGGATCCAGCGCGTCACCAATCACGATGCTCCCTACGTCGACCCCCCCTGA